TGGGAATCTTACAAAGCTAGAATCATTAGACCTTTCCCAAAATAAGCTTTTAAGGGAGATTCCACATCAATTAACACAACTTACTTTCCTTGAATGTTTCAATGTTTCTCATAACAATCTCACTGGCTCTATACCACATGGGAAACAATTTGACACATTTGAAAATAGTTTGTTTCAAGGAAATTTAGGCTTGTGTGGGAATCCATTATCAAAGAAATGTTGGAATTTTGATTCTTCACCACCTTCACCTTCAATTTCTGAACAAAGTCAAGACTTAACCAGGTTTCTCTTTGATTTTGGTTGGAAAATAGTTCTTGTTGGGTATGGATTTGGAATAATCATCGGAGTGATAATTGGCAATATCGTGGTAACAAGAAAACAGGATTGGTTCATGAAGACCTATGGAATGAAGCAATGGAGACGAAGGAACATGAGAAGGTAACCTAGAAACTGAGAACTCACACCttgcaaagaaataaatatgCCCAAAcctctaaagttttttttttttttagccctTTTTTTTCTGTGATTTGgtgtttaatttgtttcttctttttcattttttatttaaatagtttgGGTTGGGTAGTATTAGTATTAATCCATATCATATCATGTGTTTACTATGTGTAATTAAAATTGTATTCTACATATCATGTTGAATTAAGGTTGTATGAATTATATCTttccattagttttttttttttttttttttgaagtttaacacaaaatcaataatattaCTATTGATGTAGCTGTAAGAACTAATTGGACGAGAGCAACGCAAGAAGAACTCTGCCATCACCTTTTTTCCTGCCTCATCTACATAATCACTGTCTAAAACATGTGGCTGGACTTGTGGTTTTCACATTTCACCACATTTCCTAAAATAAACAAGATGGACATTAAATCCATTAAGCTACCAGTGTATTGTCTATCGATATGAAACCCCCTGCATACATTAGATTCATTCTCAACATAACATTTAACAAGTTGTTGTAACTTAGAGAATTTGGGATGATAATATTCTCATAGAAGGGATAGTAGCACCATCTCtcattttaaacaatttttagcaaaatgtgAGAGATGtgacatttatttgattttgtatggtttacttgggtttttttttttaatgtcactGGTCTTAGATCTAGATTATTGACATTCAACCATTCAAGGATTTCACATTGTGATACACCAACTGAGAGATCATCACACAAATTATGTTACGTGTATAAAAGTGTCAGTCACAACCAGGATCGAGGAAAATATATCATAATTCTAGAGAACTTTTCGCGGATGACACTAACAAGAATTTCTATAAATATGCTATAATTTCAGTCAACAAACTCTTAGGTAGAATGGCAAAAATCCTCACTCATCAATTGTACACCTTATGACTCGTCAAGCACGGACAAAACTTAGTTGTGAAAGAATATCCTCATTCCTCTCTGTACCACTTTTCACCCCCACAGCTCAGACAATCTGCAACACACAAGCATTGAAGTCATGAGCAAATGTGTCTTCAATGATCAAAGTAAATATCTTCCATTCTACCACTTTGAGCAACAATACAACCATCATGAATCTCAAGCAAACAAAACTTGTAATAGCAGTGATTAGGCACAAGTTAATACACAAAAATCCTCTTTGCTGGCACCACACTGCACCAACCAATGAACTATAGATAAGCTGGCACCTTCCTCCACCAATAATGATAAATGATAGGATTGTGGGTGAGGCTGTGGATTCAAGACCCCTGGGTGCGTGACTTATCaacccaaacacacacacatatatatggacaaaacttagatacaatttCTTAGGTTACCCTCTTAAGATTCAGCTATATATTCCCACACACGCTCTCTCAGGCCTTTTAACAAACACAGAGCACGCAAGTTTTGATTGATTCAAATAATTAGAAAACTACAAATTGCAAAGGCAAGCAACACTGATTTTCTATTACGTTTTAACAATTCACAAATTTCCCACAAATTAAATTGCacagaaaaatcaaaagcttccacgaagaataagaaaatttgataaaagTGAGAGAATCGCTTACTTATTAAGCAACGGCGATAGGTTGGTTAggggtgttgttgttgttgttggtggttttgGAATCGGCGAGAAAGTCATCGAGGTTGTAGATGACGGTGATGTAGAGAGAGCAGCTAGGGCACCGGGCGATCTCTTCGCCGAGTTTGAGCTCGTCCTTTGTGATCTGAAACAGGTCCCCGCAAGGGCATGGATACGTGTAAGCTTGTAGCTCTGAGTTCCACTCCATGTCCTCGATCTCTACGTCGTCGTACGACATCGTTTCTTCCTTCTCTTCGCTTTGCGTGCCCTCTCGctctctctgtgttttttttttttttttgtgtggagaaacCCTCGCTCTCTGTGTTGGTGTCGAGACTCTGAGAGGGCGGTTAGGGTTCCGGGTTTACCCTTCCTAACATGAGGACTATTATttatatgtcaattttttttttttctattctttaaaTAGGATAATATTTTAAGTAAGGTTCATGATTTATGAAATCCTTGGTGATAATTTCTCTTTAGGTTAAAACAcccattaattttattaaaaaaaatatactaatttttttagaaggaaaaaaacattaattaatttttgttgtaagCATAGGAGAATAAATTTTACTAGTTAGGTTAATTGAGACCCAAATTATATGTCAAATAAGAATTATAAACTTTGCCATCTGtgtttttttcaaatcaaatatatattttttaataaaaaagatgtTATCAAGTGAAACTCATATCCTCTCTTGAATGGAGGAGTCAATTTTTGCATGTGACTTTGCAAATCTTTTACTTTAATATGACTCGTCATGATGTTTAGAAGTGGCAAAATTAGACACGATATGAAATTAATAGGTTATGGATTGAGGATTAATGGGTTTGTTCGATATTCGAGTTGACACGActgacttgtttaataaattgGTTGAGTTAGTGTTCAAGCATGGAACTCGTTTGATCTTTCTGacccatttaattaaatgacattttatcaATATATCCTTCAAAtcctaggtatataaacttattagttgttgtggtttattttttttgacatattgtgattgattatttgtaatattgaaATATACTTTagttttaaatgattatttgtgaattttatattaaaaatatttattcgtttgtaaatttgataaataagtcgacacgactgactcatttaataaatgggtcaagttagggttgaggaatcttgacctaTTTAATCAACAtatcgggttagtgttgacttATATAGTCGGATACTCATGAGTTGACACGACACAAACCCGATACACAAACACGAATTGCCACTCCTAATCATGTCATTGCATGCTTGTgagtattaattttttactagCCTTATCACACGCACTTTGAGTGTGCaataaggcttttttttttttttttttagtttaatgtaatatttcaatttgaatttatctatagTTAGTGAGAATACACATGAatgaattttcaagaaattataatttagaatttgaaaataAGTAAGTTAGTGAGATTACAcatgaataaatttttaagaaattaaaatttagaatttgaaaataAGTAAATTGCTAAGTTTAGTGTGTGCTAGTTTTTAGGAAAGAACTGTACATGTATGAGATATATTCAAATAGagagtgtgctaatttttaagaaaaaaaaaattatctgttaggttttttgttttgaattttttttgaattacaatgttaaccctattttttaaattttttttaagaataaagattatctaattagatagaggtatttttgatattttttaagcCATAATTAACTTTTTGAATCTTCTTAATATAAAGAGATTAACAACTGAAGATCCATGTTGCATTATGCACAAGAATTATGGATTGCAATCCTGATGATATCTTCAAAGCAATAGTGTAATTGGTAGGTGTATGAGGGGTTTTTAATCCAACCTACTGCTCAAGCAACGAAATGGTTTATTAACACTGACACAAACATTCGGTTAAATCAAATTATTTCAAGCACTCCCACATCGGTAATGTGtgatattaaaaatgggtttatcacttgctccgcaaCACTAACTGTCGCatgtagttttggtgttggcatgtgagtgtattcccttatctcatctccattttcctatatatatgtgtgtgtgtgtgtttctataaaaataaaataaaaaactaattgtaGTTAACTATTTGAATTAGGCAGCACCATTAAACTACAAAGCTTTTAATCTCAACACATTAAttccaataaattttaaaaaattgtaaattttttttgaataaaataacatgtttcAAACACCTAAAATTCAAATCACATTTAAAATCCAAACTACAATACAAACAAAACTACATAATTAGAATAAGTGGTtataatcatggttttaaaaactagaaCAGTTAAAAAACCGTAAGATGGTTcgatggtgatttttttttaaatttttatttaagtggAACCAGtgatttttatgagttttatatGACATGTTGAAGGTTCATAATCCAATTGCACTATTCCATTTGATCTAGTTTTTAAAACTACAGTTATAATGGTAACTTCCAATAGTCTCAATCTTTTGTgttaaaaagaatataacttATTACTACTTgtactattttgtttttgactAGTAAGCAATAAATTTAAAGtattacaaaattataaataattggaAGGATACTTTGTATCATCAAATTAGAGTTCAATTAAATTGTCA
This portion of the Castanea sativa cultivar Marrone di Chiusa Pesio chromosome 7, ASM4071231v1 genome encodes:
- the LOC142642620 gene encoding diphthamide biosynthesis protein 3-like, which produces MSYDDVEIEDMEWNSELQAYTYPCPCGDLFQITKDELKLGEEIARCPSCSLYITVIYNLDDFLADSKTTNNNNNTPNQPIAVA